The stretch of DNA AAGATTGTCACCACACTAAACCAGCAATTTGCTATGACTGGTCTGATGCAGCTAGAGAATTGAAACATTTGGAGGATGGTTTGCCAGTTCCACGTGCATAAGCGTAAACAATggtaatttaaaggaaaaagaaaagctTTCAAACTTTGTTTCCTGACAATATTCACAGAGTCCCTCAGCAGTACCAAACATCAATAAATCCTAATGATCAGCACCAATGATTAATGAAAAACATAAATGACAAAACAAAGATTAGTTTTCTCCAATTTTTTTTCAGAGACTTTGCCATTTCAGTTTTTCTTTCTGTCCCACAAACCTGCCTGTGTAAGTcaaacccgcccccccccccccccccccaaaaaaaaaacaggacagcACTCTCCAGCTCGCACATGGGATACATGCCACCCCTTCTCCAGCAGAACAGCTGAACAAAGATGGGGGCTTGCATTCAGAATGCAGCTGGGTGACATTTCTTAAAAGGGGCCTTACATAGGCTTCTGTGGATTAGTGCATTGAGAAAACCTTGTCTATGTTACCCCAAATGCCAAAGTACAGCCTTTAGTAAGATTTAAAAGCGTCTATTATTTTCAGTGTTGAAAGTGATTACATTAATGAGCTTTAACGTGGTATAGTGGAAAGTGTTTTACACATCTAATGCAGTATTTTACATTTTCGATAGCGATGCAAGCTGTTTCTTGTTCACTATCGATCCAACCACCTGGCTAGCTACAGTGTAATTTAGCCATTCATGAGTGGAAAATCATGCAGGAACCTTTGGAAATAGCTGTAATCACTTATTGTATGCCAATACTGCTGACTGTTTTTCTCTTCTACTAATGGAGCATTTTTGTTCACTTGCTGGAGCTGAATGAGAAAACCCAAAATATCTAGAGCACCAAAGGTTGTGTTCTTCTGACTTACTTGTGTCCCTCTGGTCCCAGCTGTCAACAAATAAACATCCCCATTTTCAAATAGGGACATTCTGGGGCAATCTTGTGTTTTAAGACATGCTTCTGATGGACACATCTTCATTAATCATGGAGAATATGTAAAAAGATTATCCTTTAAAAACTATCCAAGTAGTCATTTACATTGTGCCTAACCAGATGTGCTTTGGTGCCAAAATGGGAGGTTcgctttaaaaattaaaacagcACCTAGAATTTATGTTGCTTTATTTGGCAAGGACAGTGACAGCTAACCCTATAGTATGAATAGGATCATTAAGAAGATTTACCCAACTTCATGTAAAATGTTGGGCAGCTctgattatattatatttatactggAACCCAAAGATCACTTTGCAAGACTCCCAAAACGTAGTGCTGCGCAGACAAGAGACTGGACCCAGCAGTAACCCCAACTGCACCGTACACAATGAAGTTAATCTCGGTTACTGTCCTAGTacacagtgttagtaaatgatgcCAAATTTGTAATGGCAGGAGTGCTGTAGGATGGCTGCCAGCTCCCATACAAATATGTTACACAGAGAGAGTGTAGTAATTGCATGAAGCTGCCTCACAAGCAAAGCTACCATTATGTCAAACAACAATGATCATAAAAAAGAACATAGTATTTAAATTTTCCTGTAGAGCATATCTTGTGCCTAGTGTTTGTATTTCGTGGCTCTTGTGCCGCTTTGTTGTGTGACCAGAGTAATTACCAGCTTTCACCTCTTGGGCTGTCAGGCTGCAGCAGCAGGCATTCACCCAGGCCTGACCCTCACGCATACTTCACAAGAGGAGCAATTAAGAAATAAGCCAGAGAATGATACCATCCTCCTGACAGAGAGAAGGAGGGGGAGCTACAGAGAAAGCAATGCGAGTGGAAGAGAGAAGAGCAGAGAGGATACAGGTGTAAGGAGAAAACAGTTTAAGAGGccagagagaaaaggaaaagaaagaagaCCAAGATTCTGAGAGAGGTCTTTTCTAAAATGTGGGtaggagtaaaaataaaaaggggaCAAGGAGAGTGGCATAAAGAGAGAGCTGCATATGTAATCTAACCAGCATTGCAAGAGGATGTGCTAGATAGCTACTTGTTTTGTTGCCCGGCAGAACAGGATTATTGGGAAGTAGAAGCTTTAGGGCGATGGCTGTGAGTGATGTAAATTAATAAGCAGGGGTGGAGTAAAGAGAGATGGGCACAGGTAACTGAATGGCTACTGGTGTACAATAACAGTGTTATCAATAGGACAGTATGAGGTCtaacaaaaaagtgaaaagagACAAAAATAATAGATACATGGTCCATTAGAACAGAAACAAGATTGAGGTACAAGGAAAGGGAGATCAACAAGTAATTATAGAATCATGTAGCATGAAAGGCCAGTGGAGCAGAAACTGATCGATAATCTGAGTCACATAAAAGGTAGAGAGTATAGTGGGGTAGTGAGTTGTGCATTAATTCCATGAGCACAGAAATAACACACAGGATACCAAAACGAGATGAAGGTACAAGCAGCAGAATATATGCACAGATTAGGGGTTATCGGTAGAAAAATAGCAGAATTAACTGAATATAAAGCCTTACAACATGGACACACACATTCCCCATTATGATCAAATCTATACCTCAACAGATGGAGTGAATTTACAGATGTGATGAAGAATCAGGGGTGACACACGCTTTGTGCGCACTAAATCAGCAGGCATGTCACACAATGCTAAAGCGACACTCTGCTAACAAAGAAGAGAGCCTGATTGAATCCAAGAGATAATCCAATCAAATTCAAAGTCTGTGCCGCTTCGCTGTAGATTTGGATTTGAATACACATCTTCAAATGGTTTTAAGACTATAGTTAAGTCATTCTCCCACATTATTATTAGACGTAGGCTCAAGATTTCAATAgtgttttaattacatttatctcGTACATATGAACAACACATTTGCTGGGAAACCATGCTTTAATTctactctcatttccctacagtaGAACACGCTGTCACTCAGCAGCATTTAAAGCTAGAGATACAAACTTCACTAGTGTGAAaccattttatttagaaaaatattttaaataagaaaaaaacacatttgaagtAGTAAAACACATCTATATCATTGAAATTCTGCAGTACTAGGCCATTTCATCTAAATTGTGTTGCTCTTTGCACCATAATGAAGAGCATCTCAGGCATGTTGGGATTTTTGCATTTAGAAAATGAGCTCTGCCTTTGACCTGCCCACAGTCCCTTATTTCAAGATATGAACACAACAGCACAGGTAAATCTATTCAGGCTGTTGTGCAGATATCCAGGAGATACACACTGTTCAATGCTTATTGTATAGCTCTCACTATAAACACCATGACTATACAACAGTTGTTTTATGAAATCCTTTAGAATTCTTTAAAGAGATATGGATGTCAATATTAATAGTAATCGGGCTGCCTTAAACTGACTACGTATATATCAAATATAAACAACAGGGATAGAGACCAATATGTGTTGCCAGGAAGCCTGCTCAGAGAAGAAAGGGTGTGGGAGTAGATAGAGACAGCTGTTGGGAGACATGGCTGCAGAACAAACAGTGAACATTACTGTTCATAACTGGGAATCAAAAAAACACCCCTTACAGCATCTCACCATTTAATATGTTGTCTCGCATGAATTATAACAGTGGTAAAAAGGCTTGATTCATTACAAAAGAAAGGGAAGAAAAGATAAAGGCAGAAAGAAGATGCATGAGAGCAAGCAAAGAAGGGGGGGTCATCCCTTGAAAGGTTGTGTGCAGAGATCTCAATAAACAAGAAAGTTATTTAGCACAATTGCTGGACTTGAGTGCCATCGGTTACTGTTTGATGTATGTTACTATGCATGGAAAAGTAACattataaaggtaaaaaaacagGGGAGACTGAGGTAGAAAAATTAGGGGTGCAAAGTGAAATCTCTGTTGAGCATGGCCTCTAGGCTGACAAGCAACCTGCATTTCTCTCAGGATTTAGAATATCTCCTTCTTATGAAGTCCCTGTAGAACTGGAACAGCTTCTCGGATGCGATTTGTGCGGCTGCAATGCACTGCTGGAGCTGGGAGAGGAAGAATgaaggaaaaaaagggaaagagagGACATACATATTATTAAGCCCCCAGGTATTGGCTTCAGCACCATTTTCTCCTCCTCCATTCTCCCATCAATTCTCCCCACCCAGTTACTGAAGTGCCAGAGGGAGCTGCAGCTATTTGTTCAGTCTTAATGATTCTTTTAACATCATTTTATTAAATTGTCTCTCTTTCTGCTGCCAGTGGGTGTTTGATATTCATAGAAGTGGGAGAGGGAAGCTGTGCAGAGAAATGTGCAGATCTAGGACATGGGGTCTGTTGCCTCACCATACACAGACAGAAGGGAACTATTATACATGGAGCCTGTCACTACCCCAGAGAGTGACAGGCTTTTATTTCCATCCAACCTGCTGTTGATATTCCAGCCAGACAGTCAGCAGACATAAGGATAAGGAGCTGCAGCTGGGAACAATTTGTACGGTGTCTATGACAGGCAGGGAGGCATATTCACTTTGTTTCTCACATGGGGCATGCTTTTCTAGCAAAGTAGCCCACTTTGTATTCATCCCCACATATTGTCACATCTGGAACACAGACAGAAGGCATGTGTGACAACCATGTGGTACAGCACTGGCACATAAGGCAGCaagaagaaataaaacatttgcagAGCAAAGATGACTATCCAGGATTGGCAGACAAGTGTGTACTGTTTAGGCAGCCTGCTATGCCCAGTTTGAATAATAATAGGTACCTTTTTGGACAGTGTTAGCTTGTTTCTGAtcgtgcttgtgttactccctaGCCTAGCCTAAAATTCAGCACCAGTCTTCTTGACTTGCCTGGACTTTGTCTAGATGCTGTTTGACAAGCATGATTTTCCACGTTACAGCCAGACAGGGTTTCTCTGGTTGTCAACTTGGGTTACCAAGCAGGGATTCAATGTAGCACTGCTCAACCAGACCAGGTTTCACAGTGACTGCCCTTGACCAGCTAGGCCTTCCCCTGGACATGATTTACCCAGTGACTCAGTTTAGTCTGCCTCTTTCATTTTGCGTTGGTGAAGGGGGAAAGGTGGAAATATATTTACTCTGATGTCACTGTATAAGGGGAGAGGAAAATACATAGGGAACATACCTCTGTGGCAGAATAGACTCCTCTATTTGACATCATTAGAACTTTCCTTTCtgtgctttcaatagcaaatgTTAGAACTGCTCTGctttcctgttaaaaaaaaaaaaaagaaattacaggGCATTCAGGTGATTATTTTTTAgaccagttttttttttgagCCTATCTATGAATTTACCTATTATTTTCCCCTTGCTTTGGTCATTCACTAACCTTCTGTTGCCGAAAATTAGGATCGAGGGTTATAGTTCCGTCATTATCCATTGCACATGTCACCCCACAGAACAGGGCCCGCATGGGGAGACCTGCATCCATTAAACCCATGCAAGCTGCATTAAGGCAGCAGGACAGCAGCTAGGATTAGGTTAAGAATCAGAACAGGAACATTCTAACAGAATAAAATacacattcttaaaaaaaaaaaaaaaaagtaatgtggtGCTGTATGTGTTTACCAATCTTAGGACAAAGACAGaggggcaaattttttttttaaaaacccagtcGCGGCAACTAGCCTCTGTGCACAAATACTGTACGGCACAAGATGCCGGTGGCCATTAGCCAGGGAGACTTGATTTCTGAAATCCCATCCTGTTGATTACTTCCTGTCTgcatttatacaataaatggtaGTCACTAATTTCTTTGCATGCTGAAAAGACTGCATTAGCCTCAACTTTGATCAGCAGAAATGTTGATCTACAAATATTTACAGTGAAACATGTAAAAGGCAAGTGATATAGCAGCAGAAAAAGTAGTTTCTTAGAAAACACATGCTAAATTCTCATACATTGTTGTTTATTGAAATAATAACTTAAAATAATGTATAGTCTACCTAAAAGACTGATAGCTAGGTACAGGGACATGTTATTTAAGGTTTAACTGAAATAAAGTTACCCTTTTTTAATGCTATGCTATATTTTAAATGGACAGTACACCCCTTGCTCAACATGAgtacaatgaatagggtttgcacgcaacatactttttgcctgcaggaggaaactttgcgtgatTTTGGAAAGCTggagcaatgcataggcctttccaccagcgactcctattgctgACGATGGAAAGGTAT from Xenopus tropicalis strain Nigerian chromosome 8, UCB_Xtro_10.0, whole genome shotgun sequence encodes:
- the exosc5 gene encoding exosome complex component RRP46, whose translation is MEAVGSVLREYGCEQSLLSRPDGSATFLQGDTSVMAGVYGPAEIKVSREIHNKATLEVILRPKTGLPAIQEKNQEQLIRETCESVIIGSLHPRTSITIVLQIVSDAGSLLSCCLNAACMGLMDAGLPMRALFCGVTCAMDNDGTITLDPNFRQQKESRAVLTFAIESTERKVLMMSNRGVYSATELQQCIAAAQIASEKLFQFYRDFIRRRYSKS